The Armatimonadota bacterium genomic sequence TTTCGAGTTTGACGCCGCGATCGTCCAAAAAGGACTTGGGCATAAGTTTTTGCTGGACCTGAGTCCATGTGTGCTCAGGAAACACCCACAAACAGCCGTGCAGACCTCTTGTCATTACAAAGCGCTCCCCCAGCTTTTGCCGGAAGCGCGCGGGAATGACAGTTCGACCCTTGTCATCGACCGTATGCTCATATGCACCTGAAAACAAATGTAGCCCCAAATATACAATAAGAAATATGAAATGCTAAATGTTGAATACGCGATAGCGTATTGGTTGTTTGCGCGATGGTCGTCTCACCAGTTGGGCATGTTCTATCATCCTGAAATCACGCTTATCGGCGGACAACAGCGACTTTATAAACTCTTTATTACTGGCTTTATTGCCGGTTGCGGAGGCCTCGGCTGTGCAGCTCGCACAGTAGCTTCTGGATAAGAGCACGGAGCCATCGTCATCGGAGAAGTTCACGACTATTGTAGGAAATGGTTCCACCTTACCGCAGATGTTGCATTTTGGGACGGCAAGCAGTTTGCTTCCCGTGTGCTCAGCAAGCTCTTTTATGATTCGGCAACTGAGTTCATCAAACGATCTCTGCGTGACCACAAACGCATAATTCTCTTTTAAGATATCTTCGATCTCATCGAGCATGCTTTCATTACATTCATGCGCCTGCACAACATAGCTCGCGAGCCTGCCCTTTGAGAGCTGCCTGATCATAAGCTCGGGTTCCAACTCTGAAAAGAGTCTGTCGATCTCACGCTCTTCATTGTTGGAGCGTGTCTCAACCAGATACACAGCCCTCATCCCATTTGGTTTGGGATCAACGCAAATTTCCCGAACTGTCTCCACTGCCCCCACTTTTCCAGGCATTTCAAGGCTCCCTTGGTATCAGTATACCCTATTATACCACTATCTACCACTTTATACCCCAAAATTATATTGCAAGACCGGCATGCAGTCAATACCTGCTATGAAAATCGAATGAGAAGATGCAGAGGGTAGGGGAATGCTTGCCCCGCGCGAGGGTACGCGGGGCCGGAGTATACCTATCGGGTTTGAAGTCCGATAAAAAGCTTGCTGTCTATATCTACCAGCGGGTCAGTCTCGTTGTGGGCGGCTGCATTTGCAAAGACCACGCCCGGCTTTTCGGACCGCATTGCCCGCACAATAACGCCATAGCCCTGGGCGGAACTATACTCGCGTGCGCCGTAAGCCATATATAGCGGCTGTGTAGAAATATGCGCCAGTCTTCGCCGCATGTCAACGGCAAGTGCGCAGATCTCATCCGATTTCAGACCGTCTCTGAACCCGCCTGAAATATAAACATCGCTGCCCGCGGCATCTATTGCCGGACCGTAGGGTCCTATGAGCTTTCGGATGCTTTCTGCTGAACTGCGTGCACCGCTTTTTGCCGAGAGAAGCTGAGGGCCTATATCGCTTGAGTCGAAGTCGGTGCCAGACTCGATAATTTCATTCATCTCATCCACACCCGACTCTCTTTCCATACTAGCTCCTGCAAATGGGCTCAGCGATGCTCCAGATAACTTGCACATTTCAAATCCCAGTTGCATAAGCTGCTGGGAGGCCGATATAGCGGCATCTACTCCGTCGCGCTCGAGTAGATTACTGAGCGCACTTATCAGCTTTTCTCTTGTTAGGAAGCCTTGGGTGCAGTCTATTTCATCTCCGATAATTGTTTCGATCTTGACCAAACCCTCTGCACTCCGGCTGAGCTGGGCAAGTCCCCACATGGCTTCATTAGCAGGGCTGATCCATCTTATCAAAGAGTGATCACGTCTCAAGTGACCAGATATGGACATCAGTTTGCCTGCCTCATGCTGAGCTTCATTCGTAAGCGGAAGAAAGACAGCAGCCTGATCGCCGTCAAAGTCACTGTTTAATAGCATGCATGCGATTTGATGCAGCCGGATCGATCTGCCCGGCACACGGACGGGGTGAAAAGCAAGCAGACAGGTTGGCATGAACGTTGGGGCTCGATTCAGGATAATCCATGAATCCGCCATGATCTTGTCCAGTGTTTGTATCGCCTCGTTTTCTTGCAGGCTATCAAAAGGCTTGCCGGTTTTTTGCTCTACAATAGGTCCGAAGAGTGCCCGAGACATTTCATCTGGGATTCCGACCTGATCAGCACTCAGGTTGGAAGAAGGCGACAGGACTGTTCTGCCGCTGAAAAGCACCTGGTTGAAAAAGTTCACCTGCTTGTGAGATATGAGCGCGTCGAAATAGTCATCTATAGCAGTCTCCAAATCAGCTTTCAGCTTAATTTTGAGGCTTTCGGGAGCCTTGGTTGCCAGCAAGCGCTTCATTCTGTCATTGATATCGGCGAGTGCTTTATACTCAGCGATATCTGTAACACCGACTTCAGTCAGTTCATGCCCAGCCGACCATGGGTGCCTGACTGCGCATGCGAGTTTGAGCTTGTCACCCTCGACGCCAGTTTTCTTGAACTCAACACTGTCGCCTGTGAACTCAGCGCTGATACCGATCGCATTTAGATGTTTCTTGAGCCTGTCGAACATAGGAGTGGTCGGCCCGGGCAATTCGACAGCATGCTCTGCTACCCGTTTTGCTAGCGTGTAGCTGTCTTCGCGCTCCACAGACCGCAAGTTATATGTCTCAGCGATGTTTGCATATGCTCCGACATCCCGCATGGCGTAATATTCATATTCGCCCTGCAGGTTGAGTGGCTCGCCCGGACTGACTGCATAATGAATCTTGTGCGCAGAAATATGAACGGTCCGACCCCAGTAGACCCATCCCACAGTGCTGCGCCGCGAAAGTCTATCCCCATCCTTGCCCATGGTGAGGGTTTCCATGCCGTCATCAGGCAGCCCTGCTTTTGCAAGGCGCTCTTTCAGCTCTACTTCAGACGGTCCATTAAATGGCGGCGCAACAGCGCACTTGCCTTCAGCGTGCGCGATCCTGCCGAGAAGAGCCTCTCGGATCTGCCCGAAATTGAGGCGTTTGTCGATCCCGCAGAAGCTGAAGACCAGCTCGACAGGCGTGCCGTCAGGCATATGCGGCATCTCGTCATCCGGCAAAATTTTGCCGATCACACCTTTCGCGCCGTGTCGGTTGCTGAACTTGTCCCCAATCTCGACAGGTATATCGTAGTGCATTCTTCGAGAGGCTGACTCGCTGATTATGATGCTGTCTTCATATGTTTCGGGTCCCCAAAACACAAATGCAGTGAGCAGGTTATAGCCGCACCAGAAATCGGGCACATCAGGCTCATTGTCGGTGCGCACGATGGCCGGCTCCGGGTTGATTGGTGGAATCCACTGCCGCATCATGTTGGCTCCCATCAACTGGTGGACCGGATTGTTGTGTTCAAGCAGCGGGACTGTGGATGCCGTGAGTTGCAGCATAGCACTTGGGCTATCGTCGAACACTTCGATTTTTCCGTTCTCGATATGTGCTCCCAGCGCTATACTGAAGACATGGCCGATGTTGGGACCTTCGGGAGTCTCAAATGGGCAGACTCGTCCAAACTGACTCGGCGTGACGACATCCTCAATGTCCTTAATGATAATGCGCCTTAGATGGGTTATAGCTGCGAGCCGGTTTGTGGTATCTTGGGCTTGACCTGTCGCCCAGTGATCGCAGTCACCATCTGCAGATGTTATAAGACTGCGGACCCAGATATCCAGAGGCAGTATAGTGCGTATGAAATCCTCATCCGGCGGAGGCGTATCGTGTCCGGCTTCGCCAATACGCTCCTCTATGTAATCGTATAGCTGCTCGCCGACGCATTTTACCTCGGCTCTGTCCAGGTGAGCGGATGTTGCAACCGGCACCACCACTCGGGGCTTACCATCAACCATAAAGACGCCCTCGCTATTCGGGCTGAGTATGTCATATATCACATCAAACTCATTGTCGGCTGCTATTGAGACCGTTACCCGGCAGGTGTAGTCATCTACATGCTCGGTAATGTATCCGGCCAGGGGTAGCTTTGCAGCAAGCAGTTCCGGCAGTTTTTGACTTACAAAGCGCTCATAGGACGCCTTATGCCACGGTGCTGTGTATGAACTTTGCATCAGAGTTCCTCCCATTCGGAGCAGATCTTGTCCCATTGCAGGGCAAGACGTTTGCGTGCATTATGAAGGCGTGATTTGATCGTTCCTTCGGGTATGCCTAGAGTCTCGGCTGCCTCACTGATTCCCATATCCGACTCGTGCACAAGCCGGATCACTTCGCGCTTTTCTTCTGGTAGATCATCGACCAACTGTCTGGCCATTGCCAGCCGCTCTGCAATCTCCAAAGCCTCTTCAGGTCCAATCGTTGCTTCATCCACCATCCACTCTGGGACCGAAGGACCCTCTTGCTCGTCGGTCGAGAATCGTCCTTCCAGCGGCACTTCTCTTTTTCGTCTCAGTGATCGCAGGTGATTAAGCGCTTGGTTTGTGGCGATTCTAAGCAGCCATGAAATGCACACGCCAGTCTGGTCCCACTGGTCTGCATGCATCCACACTCTCAGGAATGTCTCTTGCAGGATATCCTCTGTCGCATCGGGATTGCGAAGGATTCTTCCAATGTGAAGCCGAATGCGCTCACGATGACGCTCGAAAAAAGTCTCGAACGCATCTGTGTCTTGTCCTTGTATCGCCTGCAGAAGATCCCTGTCGGATCGCATCAAAACGCCCTCCATAACTCAAGACACCGCGCACTTGATAAAGGTTCATCGGTGAAATCACATTCCCGAGTCTGTCCTCATACTGTATAATACTTGTATGAATAATGACAACAGTGTACCTATGCGCCCGAGCCTGTCCAGAGCGATTCGCAAAGGCTTTATTGATGCATACGATCACCTGGGCTATGTGGTGCTTGTAACGTTTATAACCTTTATGCTTGTGGCTTTGGTCGCAGGTCTTATGTCATTCATCTGGCGTTCCCCAAACGCGCTGAATATAGTAAAGGCATTATCAATACTGCCTGCCCTTTTTGTAGCTTATTTGTGTGCGGTGGGTGTGTATTATTTCGCTGGTATGGTCGTTTATCGAGAGCACCCTGTTTTGCTGGATACCCTGGCCGGAATCCGCAGGCTAATCAAACCAGCACTAAAGATGTGTGTGATTGATACTCTCGTGACCGCTATTCTGGTAGTCGACTTTGTTTTCTTCTTTATAATGATCGGCAGCAAACGCAATATGATATTTGCCGTGCCTGCAATTTTGATCGGATACGCCACCATAACCTGGCTGAATATGATGATCTACCACCTGCCGCTGCTTTCTTCCCAGTTTTTGTTGGAGTCGAATACGAGTATAAAAGTGATTCTGCGCAAGTCATTCCTGCTGATGGCCGATAATCCCGGCTTTACAGTAAGTCTCTTTCTTGTTATAATCGCCTTTGCAGTGCTCTGCGTAGTCCCCATGTTTATTGGGATCGCGTTCCTGTTTTTGGGAGCCTCCGCGTTCCTCATCACCCATGCCTTGCGCGAACTCTTTGTCAAGTACGGCATTGTTGAAGAGGAACCGGAAATCGTGGAGGATAATTACAAATTCTGAATTCTGACGCCTGATGCGGATTAGATTAAGTGTAAATAGCGCCATTTTTCAGTCGGCGCAGGCCGACTTCGTGTTTTTGTGGCCGTGACTTTAGTCGCTGGGCGGTTAAAACCGCGGCAACAACTACACAAAGTCCCCCTACGGGGACTAAAATGATAGGTTTAATCCGCATCACGCGTGAATTCTGAGTTTGGACAGCAGATGACTCAGAATTCAGAATTCCCGAAGAGGGTTTGTTTATGTTTGATGTAACTTGTTTGGGCATATTGGTAGCAGACGTTGTGGGCAAGCCGGTGGAGCACCTTCCCGAGAGAGGAAAGCTGACCCTGGTAGACCGCATGGAGCTTCACGGCGGCGGCTGCGCGAACAATACCGGCGTCGGTTTGGCCAAGATAGGCATCAAGACTGCTGTTATCGGCAAAGTCGGCAGCGACGGCTTCGGTGATTTTATGGTGAGTTCTCTAACAGGCAGCGGTGTGGACGCGAGTGGCGTGGTCCGGGATGATAGCGTCGCCACATCAGCGACCATGGTTATGGTCCACGGCGACGGCGAGCGCAGTTTCATACATTACATAGGCGCCAACGCCACCCTTTCTGAAGACGATGTGAACTGGGATGTGGTGAAGAACTCCAGAATATTGCATGTGGCGGGATCGTTCCTGATGCCCGGTTTCGACGGCCGGCCCACTGCTAATGTGCTCAAAAAAGCCAAGCAGCTAGGGGTCACGACCGCTCTTGACACCGCGTGGGATTCCAAGGGCCAGTGGATGAGTCTGCTTGAGCCTTGTTTGGAATACATCGATTATGCTGTGCCGAGTATAGAAGAGGCGCGCATGGTCACAGGCAAACAAGACCCTGCAGATGTGGCAAAAGTATTGATGGACAAGGGAGTAGGGACCGTCGCTCTCAAGATGGGCAGCGAGGGATGCTATATAAAGAGCGCAGATGCGGAACTGCGCATTCCGATATATAGAGTGAATGCGGTCGACGCAAATGGCGCGGGCGATGCATTCGCGGCGGGGTTCCTTGCGGGTCTGGCGAACGGATGGGACCTCGAGCGCACCGGCAAGTTTGGAAACGCGACTGGTGCGTTCTGTGTTACTGCTCTTGGGGCAACGACCGGGATTAAAGATCAGGCGACAATAGAAAAGTTTATCGCCGAGCAGGAAGCCTGAGCTATGCCGATTGTAACGATAAAGATCGCAAAAGGGCGAAACATCGAGACAAAGCGCAAACTGGCCCGTGCGATTACGGATGCGGTCGTATCGACACTCGATGTAAAGCCTGAATGGGTGAACGTGCTTATAGAAGAACTCGACCGGCAGAATTGGGCCACCAGCGGTAAGTTACATGCGGACATGTTTGGGGAAGGATGTGGTATGCAGGGAGTTGGAGAAAATAAAGATATATGAGCGCAGCAGGATCGCGTGTAATGGTTGATGTAGAACTTAAAGAGGTCACTAAGGAGTCTTGGCCGGAGGTCATGAACCTCGCGTTCAAGTTGGAGCAGGGCGGTTTGGTAGCCCCCAACTTTTATAAAGTCCGTGAGTTTAAGGCTGAGCCTACATTTGTTCAGCTTGCGGTTTTCTATGGTGATGAGGTAGTCGGCTTTGCGATGTACGGCCTGGACCCGGATGACGGCAATTACTGGATTTACAGGTTGATGATAGATGTCGACCGCCAGAGATGCGGCTTCGGCAAAGCGGCATTGTTAAAACTTATAGATTTGATGAGCAAGCTGCCCGATTGCAATGAGATATACGTCGGATATCGCCCGGAAAACTTTGTCGCGCACGCTCTGTATATGAGCATAGGTTTCCAGCGGACCGGTCAGATGCTCCAGGGTGAGTATATCGCATGTCTGGATTTGAAGAACAAGTAGCCAAGGCAATCTTGTGTCTGTGAGACTGGTCAGAGAATAATGAGCACATCCAGTACAGATAGCATAATAGATAGCATTGTAGATCGAATCATTGAGGCTGCAAGCCCGGAGCGTATTGTGCTTTTCGGCAGCAGGGCGCGCGGCACTTTTCGTGATGACAGCGACTATGACGTACTGGTGATAAAAGAGTCTGACGAGCCCAGGTTCAGACGTTCCGCGCCACTATATACGAAACTAGCGGACCTTTCGGTTGAGGTGGAAGTAGTTGTTTATACACCCGAAGAGGTTTCTGAATGGAGCCAGGTGCCGCAGGCGTTCGTGACGACTGCTTTGCGCGAGGGAAAGGTCATCTATGAAAGAGCGGCATGATTTGGTCCAGTCTCTGCTGCGAAAAGCAGATAGTGACATCTTGGCTGCGGAAGCAACACTCAATGCAGGTGCTCTTGATGCTACGGCATTTCATGCTCAACAAGCTGCTGAGAAGTTGCTAAAGGCATATTTAACTAGTGTAGACATAGACTATCCATTCACTCATAACCTTGCGAGGCTTGTGGAGCTTTGTGCACGAGAAAACACTGATTTTGATGTGTTGAGGCCAATTGTCGAGATATTAATCCCGTATGCAGTTGAACTTCGTTACGATGGTGATTTCTGGCCCGATAAAGCCACGGCGGAAGAAGCCTTGTCGCTTGCGCATCAAGTCAAGGATTTTGTAATGGCAAGGCTCGCATAATTTGTGCTTACGGTTTGGCAAGTATCAACAACTCCATAAACCACAACTCATAACAAAATAAAACTGGACATAAAACTCATGCTTAGTAGTGAACTTAGAACCAAATACCTGAAATTCTTCGAGAGCAAAGGCCATCTGATCCACCCCAGCGATTCGCTTGTGCCGGACGACGCCAGCCTGCTCTATACATCCGCCGGGATGGTGCAGTTCAAGCCCTATTTCGTGGGCGAACGAGTGCCTCCGGCGACGAAGATCACCACATCCCAGAAGTGCATGCGCACGGACGATATAGACGAAGTCGGCGATGCCTTTCACCACACCTTCTTCGAGATGCTCGGCAACTTCAGCTTCGGAGATTATTTCAAGCGCGACGCTATCCACTGGGCATGGGAGTTTTTGACCGAGGTGTTGAAGATAAATCCCGAACGCCTTTGGACCAGCATTTATATCGATGATGATGAAGCCGCCGATGTGTGGATCAAAGAGATCGGCTTTTCGGCGAATAGGGTCGTGAGGCTTGGCGAGGATAAGAACTATTGGCCCGCCGATGCTCCCAGCAAAGGCCCGAATGGGCCTTGTGGGCCTTGTAATGAGATATTCTTTGATACCAAACCCGAACTCGGCCCGCCAGAGGATCCGGCATGGTCAATAGCGCACGACTCCAGCCGATTTGTCGAGATTTGGAACCTGGTTTTCCAGCAGTTCGATAGGCAGGAAGACGGCACCATGAAGCCGCTTCCTACGAAGAATATCGATACCGGGATGGGGTTTGAGCGTACTATTACTGTGCTCAGTGGGATGCCCAGCGATTATGAGACCGATCTCTTCCTGCCGATCATTCGGGAAATCGAAAAAATATCCGGCGCCAAATACGGCTCGGATGAAGATACCGACAGAGCTATCCGAGTGGTTGCCGATCATATCAGATCAGCTGTTTTCACCATTGCAGACGGTGTGATGCCGTCCAATGTCGGCCGTGGCTACGTTCTGCGCAGGTTGATTAGGAACGCGGTCGTTAAGGGCCGAAGCCTTGGACTTACCAAGAGCTTCCTGGAGCCGATAGTGCCGATAGTCGTCGAGATAATGGGTGATGTATATCGCGAGATCGCCGACAGGCAGGGTTACATCAAAAAAGTGATCGGCAGCGAGGAAGAAAAATTCCGCCATACTCTCGACAGCGGCATGCAGCGCCTTGAGGACCAGATCGAGTTGGCGGCTTCTACCAGTGAGAAGACTCTCGACGGCGAGGCAGCGTTTACTTTATATGACACCTATGGTTTCCCGCTTGAGCTGACTAAAGAGATCGCGGCTGCAAAGGGCGTCTCTGTGGATATTGACGGTTTCGAGTCCGCGATGGAGGAGCAGCGCAGGCGCGCCAAAGAGTCGAGCGACTTTGCGACCCAGCTCTTCGGCGGCGGCAGCACTGTCATAATCGAGCTTGAAAAGACTATCGATGCCACCAAATTCGTCGGCTATGAGCAGACTGCAGGCGACGCCAATGTGCTTGCTATTATTAAGGGCGGCGAACTGGTCACATCGGCAGGCGAGGGTGACGAGGTCGAGCTTGTGCTGGACGAGACGCCGTTTTATGCGGAGATGGGCGGTCAGGTCGGCGACACAGGTTCGATAGTCAACAATGGCGCATCACTCGATGTGGTCGATACGATCAAGGCTTCACACTTCTTTTTTCACAAGGGCAAGATGCAGTCCGGGACTATCTCGGTCGGCGATTCTGTGCAATGCAAAGTGAACAAGAAGCGCCGCATGTCGATTGCTCGAAACCATACGGCCACTCACCTCCTGCACACGGCTTTGCACGAAGTCCTTGGTGAGCACGCTCTGCAGAAGGGGTCTCTGGTCGACCCGGACAGACTGCGGTTCGACTTTTCGCACTTCCAGGCGGTCACGCGCGATGAGATGCGCCGGATCGAAAACCGCGTCAACGAGTTCATTCTCGAAGACGTGCAGACCAACGTCACTATCTCCAATATAGACGAGGCCCGAAAGATGGGCGCAACGGCCCTCTTTGGCGAGAAATACGGCAATGAGGTCCGCGTGGTCAAGATGGGCGATGTCTCGATAGAGCTTTGCGGCGGCACGCACCTCCAGCACACCGGTCAGGTCGGTCTCTTTAAGCTGATGAGCGAGTCGAGTGTAGGCGCGGGTCTTCGCCGAATTGAGGCCGTGACTGGTGAGGCAGCCGTCCATTACGTCAATGACTTAGAGGACCAGCTTCGAGAGACGGCTGAGGTGCTTGGTTCATCTTTGTCGGATACGGTTTCGGCAGCCGAGCGCGCCGTGCAGGCCGCCAAAGACGCTCAGCGCGAGATAGATATTCTCAAAAGCCAGGGAGCTGCCGAACAGGCAGGCGAACTGGTCGATTCGGCGCAGGAAGCGGGCGGGGTCAAATTTGTAACCGCATCTGTTTCGACAGTCGATGTGCCGACACTCCAAAAGCTCGCCGATGGTGTCGCCGATAAGCTCAAGTCCGGCGTAGTCGTGCTGGCGGGAGTTGCCGACGGTAAGGTCCTTTTTGTCGGCAAAGTCACATCCGATCTTGTCTCTAAAGGCTTCCATGCCGGTAACACTCTCCGCGAAGTCGCAAAAGTCGCGGGCGGCGGCGGTGGCGGCAGACCTGAGTTTGCCCAGGCAGGCGGCAAGGATGCGAGTAAGGTCGACCAGGCTCTGGCAAAGGCGGTAGAGATTATCAAGGCACAGGCAAGTTGATTTTTAACACACCAAATAACCTCTCCCCCGGTCAGTCGCACGTAATCCCCCCTCCGTGTCGGAGGGGGCTAGGGGGCGGTAAGCTGCGTTTTGCCTATAGCATATTGCTGATTTTCCTAACGCTGTTTCTTGCTGCGTCTGCAAACGCTGCGCCAATCTCACAAGGGGTGAGTAAGCAGGGCAAGGTTGTAGTCGTAGTAGCAAATCGCCTTATTCTAGATGACCTGGACAACTCTTCGCTGCCGGCAATCACAAAGATGGTCCGAAACGGCGCGATTGGGCTTGTCAGCCCGAACTGCGTCGGGCCAAAGAGTGAAATTTCATGCATGGTCACCGCAGGGGCAGGCACAAGCTGCCGGGGTGGGACCTTTGTCCGCGACTTTTATGATTCGCTTGAAACAACAGAATACGGCGAGAACGCACAAGAAGCATATACCGGTCAAACAGGTTATAAGGCAGGCCCCCATTCGGCAGTCTTTCTGGGTCTGGGCCCGGCATTGCGTGCAAATA encodes the following:
- a CDS encoding RNA polymerase sigma factor gives rise to the protein MRSDRDLLQAIQGQDTDAFETFFERHRERIRLHIGRILRNPDATEDILQETFLRVWMHADQWDQTGVCISWLLRIATNQALNHLRSLRRKREVPLEGRFSTDEQEGPSVPEWMVDEATIGPEEALEIAERLAMARQLVDDLPEEKREVIRLVHESDMGISEAAETLGIPEGTIKSRLHNARKRLALQWDKICSEWEEL
- a CDS encoding nucleotidyltransferase domain-containing protein, which produces MSTSSTDSIIDSIVDRIIEAASPERIVLFGSRARGTFRDDSDYDVLVIKESDEPRFRRSAPLYTKLADLSVEVEVVVYTPEEVSEWSQVPQAFVTTALREGKVIYERAA
- a CDS encoding carbohydrate kinase family protein: MFDVTCLGILVADVVGKPVEHLPERGKLTLVDRMELHGGGCANNTGVGLAKIGIKTAVIGKVGSDGFGDFMVSSLTGSGVDASGVVRDDSVATSATMVMVHGDGERSFIHYIGANATLSEDDVNWDVVKNSRILHVAGSFLMPGFDGRPTANVLKKAKQLGVTTALDTAWDSKGQWMSLLEPCLEYIDYAVPSIEEARMVTGKQDPADVAKVLMDKGVGTVALKMGSEGCYIKSADAELRIPIYRVNAVDANGAGDAFAAGFLAGLANGWDLERTGKFGNATGAFCVTALGATTGIKDQATIEKFIAEQEA
- a CDS encoding 4-oxalocrotonate tautomerase family protein, which produces MPIVTIKIAKGRNIETKRKLARAITDAVVSTLDVKPEWVNVLIEELDRQNWATSGKLHADMFGEGCGMQGVGENKDI
- a CDS encoding GNAT family N-acetyltransferase — its product is MSAAGSRVMVDVELKEVTKESWPEVMNLAFKLEQGGLVAPNFYKVREFKAEPTFVQLAVFYGDEVVGFAMYGLDPDDGNYWIYRLMIDVDRQRCGFGKAALLKLIDLMSKLPDCNEIYVGYRPENFVAHALYMSIGFQRTGQMLQGEYIACLDLKNK
- the alaS gene encoding alanine--tRNA ligase, which encodes MLSSELRTKYLKFFESKGHLIHPSDSLVPDDASLLYTSAGMVQFKPYFVGERVPPATKITTSQKCMRTDDIDEVGDAFHHTFFEMLGNFSFGDYFKRDAIHWAWEFLTEVLKINPERLWTSIYIDDDEAADVWIKEIGFSANRVVRLGEDKNYWPADAPSKGPNGPCGPCNEIFFDTKPELGPPEDPAWSIAHDSSRFVEIWNLVFQQFDRQEDGTMKPLPTKNIDTGMGFERTITVLSGMPSDYETDLFLPIIREIEKISGAKYGSDEDTDRAIRVVADHIRSAVFTIADGVMPSNVGRGYVLRRLIRNAVVKGRSLGLTKSFLEPIVPIVVEIMGDVYREIADRQGYIKKVIGSEEEKFRHTLDSGMQRLEDQIELAASTSEKTLDGEAAFTLYDTYGFPLELTKEIAAAKGVSVDIDGFESAMEEQRRRAKESSDFATQLFGGGSTVIIELEKTIDATKFVGYEQTAGDANVLAIIKGGELVTSAGEGDEVELVLDETPFYAEMGGQVGDTGSIVNNGASLDVVDTIKASHFFFHKGKMQSGTISVGDSVQCKVNKKRRMSIARNHTATHLLHTALHEVLGEHALQKGSLVDPDRLRFDFSHFQAVTRDEMRRIENRVNEFILEDVQTNVTISNIDEARKMGATALFGEKYGNEVRVVKMGDVSIELCGGTHLQHTGQVGLFKLMSESSVGAGLRRIEAVTGEAAVHYVNDLEDQLRETAEVLGSSLSDTVSAAERAVQAAKDAQREIDILKSQGAAEQAGELVDSAQEAGGVKFVTASVSTVDVPTLQKLADGVADKLKSGVVVLAGVADGKVLFVGKVTSDLVSKGFHAGNTLREVAKVAGGGGGGRPEFAQAGGKDASKVDQALAKAVEIIKAQAS
- a CDS encoding HEPN domain-containing protein, giving the protein MKERHDLVQSLLRKADSDILAAEATLNAGALDATAFHAQQAAEKLLKAYLTSVDIDYPFTHNLARLVELCARENTDFDVLRPIVEILIPYAVELRYDGDFWPDKATAEEALSLAHQVKDFVMARLA